A region of the Myxococcus guangdongensis genome:
GGGCGAGTGCCTGGTGCGGCTGGGCGTGGACGAGACGCCGGTGCTGCGGCTGTTGGCCCAGACGCTCTCGACGCGCTTCGTCTCCACCGAGAAGCTGAGCCTGGCGAAGGTGGACCCCGTCCTGCTGGAGAAGGTCCCCGTGCGGCTGGCGGAGGGCTTCGACTTCATGCCCTTGCGACTGGCGCAGGGCGTCCTCTACGTGGCCATCGCGGAGCCTCAGCGCCAGCGCGCGTTGGAGGAGATCGTCCGCACGGTGGGCGTCACCCAGGTGCTGCCGTTCATCGCGGTGCGCAGGTCCATCCGCGCGGCCATCCGCAAGCACTACTACGCGGTGGCGGACGCCTTCGAGCACCCGCCGGAGGACGAGGCCTGCCCCCACTGCGGCGCGCCCACGCTCCCCAAGGACTTCCAGTGCCCCCGCTGTGAGCTGCTGCTGGTGCGCCACGTCGAGGACCTGCCCCCCCGTGACAACGTGTCCCTGGTCCGCGCGCTCCTGACGCAGCCCGAGCGACAGGGGACGTCGGGCACACCGCGCGCTCCGCAGTCGGAGACCACGCGGGTGGCGCCGTTCGACGCGGCCCAGGAGGGCACACAGGCCCGGCCGTTCCTCGTGGGCGGGCTGAGTGTGACGAACCTGCGGCTCAGCCCCTTCGAGGCGTATGTGCTCTCGCTCGTCGACGGGCACACGTCCCTGTCGGACCTGTCGCTCATCACCCAGCTCGCGGAGGTGGAGCTGCGCGCGCTCTTCGCGTCGCTGGGGGAGCGGGGCGTCACCCGGCTCTACGAGGCCCCCGCGCCGGCAGCCCGCGCGGCCTCCGTCCGGGAGGACCTCCCGCTCGAATCGACACCGCCGCCCGTCCCGCC
Encoded here:
- a CDS encoding GspE/PulE/PilB domain-containing protein, which encodes MTRRLGERLVLEGVLTPELLSRALAHQQETGQKLGECLVRLGVDETPVLRLLAQTLSTRFVSTEKLSLAKVDPVLLEKVPVRLAEGFDFMPLRLAQGVLYVAIAEPQRQRALEEIVRTVGVTQVLPFIAVRRSIRAAIRKHYYAVADAFEHPPEDEACPHCGAPTLPKDFQCPRCELLLVRHVEDLPPRDNVSLVRALLTQPERQGTSGTPRAPQSETTRVAPFDAAQEGTQARPFLVGGLSVTNLRLSPFEAYVLSLVDGHTSLSDLSLITQLAEVELRALFASLGERGVTRLYEAPAPAARAASVREDLPLESTPPPVPPVAKAARAEPKPFVEDANEDVLQRVIRLEQAGRWAEAIELLERSIGLLPHPAPLYNRLGMILLNHHRDYERATTLFQKASDLAPENNLYTMNLYSVMCLRADATNAGQNKARR